A window of Citrus sinensis cultivar Valencia sweet orange chromosome 7, DVS_A1.0, whole genome shotgun sequence contains these coding sequences:
- the LOC102614859 gene encoding phenylalanine N-monooxygenase-like, translating into MDFLFNLENIPTDESKLSFITIVLATLIALIAGFFRLNKVSLGNKFAPGSFGTVARERNKRKPLPPGPAPWPIVGSLPEMWRNKPTFKWIHGLMRELNTNICCIRLGNVHVIPVTSPEIALEFLKVHDSVFASRPLTMGTEYLSGGFLSIAVVPWGQQWKKMRKVVASHVLHSVRLDSLLVKRREEAEELVSFVYNQCIRNNVDSVINVRLVARRYCGNVIRKIMFSRRYFGEGKNSGGPGFQEEEHVESLFIVLNHIYSFILSDYIPWLRVLDLEGHERIVSDAMRTISKYHDPIIDERVRQWRCGKKKEAEDLLDAFISAKDENGKPWLSVPEIKAQCTELMVATVDNPSNAVEWAIAEMINQPDILKKATDEIDRVVGKGRLVQESDIPHLNYVKACLREAFRIHPVVPFNVPHVSTCDATIAGYFIPKGSHVLLSRQGLGRNPEVWEDPLKFKPERHINLADHHHQVELTEPELKFISFSRGRRGCMGVALGSEMTVMLLARLLHGFDWSVPSNEEKIDLAESKSDLFMAKPLHARAMPRLPAELYPA; encoded by the exons AtggatttcctttttaatCTTGAAAATATTCCGACTGATGAAtctaaattatcatttataacCATTGTTTTGGCGACACTGATTGCTCTTATTGCTGGTTTCTTCAGACTTAACAAAGTGTCGCTAGGCAACAAATTTGCACCCGGATCATTCGGCACTGTTGCAAGG GAAAGAAACAAGCGGAAACCTCTCCCTCCAGGCCCAGCTCCGTGGCCAATTGTCGGAAGCCTTCCAGAAATGTGGAGAAACAAGCCAACTTTCAAGTGGATTCATGGTCTCATGAGAGAACTGAACACGAACATTTGTTGCATCCGTCTAGGCAATGTTCATGTTATCCCAGTGACTTCGCCAGAAATTGCcttagaatttttaaaagttcatGACTCAGTTTTTGCATCAAGGCCCCTTACAATGGGGACAGAGTACCTCAGCGGTGGATTCTTGTCAATAGCAGTTGTGCCGTGGGGACAGCaatggaagaaaatgagaaaggtGGTGGCTTCTCATGTGTTACATTCAGTACGACTTGACTCTTTACTCGttaagagaagagaagaagcTGAAGAACTTGTTAGCTTCGTTTATAATCAATGCATTCGCAATAACGTTGATTCTGTCATAAATGTAAGACTTGTAGCTCGTCGTTATTGTGGAAACGTGATTAGGAAAATCATGTTTAGCAGGAGGTATTTTGGTGAAGGAAAAAATAGTGGAGGACCAGGATTTCAAGAAGAAGAGCACGTTGAATCACTCTTTATTGTACTTAACCACATCTACTCTTTCATTCTATCAGATTACATTCCTTGGCTGAGAGTGTTAGATTTAGAAGGCCATGAAAGGATTGTAAGTGATGCTATGAGAACGATCTCCAAGTATCACGATCCGATTATAGATGAGAGAGTTCGACAATGGAGATGTGGGAAGAAGAAGGAGGCTGAGGACCTGCTTGACGCCTTCATTTCAGCGAAGGATGAAAATGGGAAGCCATGGTTATCAGTCCCCGAGATCAAAGCCCAATGCACG GAATTGATGGTTGCAACAGTGGACAATCCTTCAAATGCAGTGGAATGGGCAATAGCAGAGATGATCAATCAGCCTGATATCCTCAAAAAGGCAACAGACGAAATAGACAGGGTTGTTGGAAAAGGGAGACTTGTTCAAGAATCAGACATCCCCCATCTCAACTACGTCAAGGCTTGTTTAAGGGAAGCTTTTCGCATTCATCCCGTTGTACCATTTAACGTACCTCATGTCTCAACATGTGACGCCACAATTGCTGGGTACTTCATTCCAAAAGGCAGTCATGTTTTGCTAAGCCGACAAGGGCTCGGTCGGAACCCCGAAGTTTGGGAAGATcctttaaaattcaaaccagAACGCCATATTAATTTGgcagatcatcatcatcaagttGAGCTCACCGAACCagaattaaaattcatttcatttagTAGAGGAAGACGTGGTTGCATGGGCGTGGCACTTGGGTCTGAGATGACTGTAATGTTATTGGCAAGACTTCTTCATGGATTTGATTGGAGCGTGCCATCGAACGAGGAGAAAATTGATTTAGCAGAGTCGAAATCTGATCTCTTTATGGCTAAACCCTTGCATGCACGTGCAATGCCTCGTTTGCCTGCTGAGCTATACCCGGCCTAA